In Alphaproteobacteria bacterium, one DNA window encodes the following:
- the wbaP gene encoding undecaprenyl-phosphate galactose phosphotransferase WbaP, with protein MPASPAHTSTPDMQGAPKPVTPDLEWEMRAKDGLDRLRVIAGDLAHDHLVPIKAPPHPLSRHIVSLSLVTSDIVAIILSFATGGLLANAVGMVLDPSKPRPELGIEMTDRLVTYLFVAGLVVLWMGMKGHYHRRLPFWTETGQALRALVAGFIIDGFVQFAMREDFSRLWVGSAWLAAALLLPCMRQLTRWVLRKSGLWRLPIIMVGEGPLARAAHETIQANHGTGYEIVGQLPESALTHVGEALYWRGLCEMRGASGGVMLALEAAVLDRHQEVLADLARQGVPFILVPPYQTMPVINLQPHYFMGQDTLFLVHQDGLADVLALSLKRAFDIMVSGCVLLLFSPLMLLIAALVRLDGGPALYGGLRVGRDGRLFRCLKFRSMELNAEAKLQRFLAENDDIRREWETTWKLREDPRITRVGDFIRKTSLDELPQLINVFRGEMSLVGPRPILPDQAASYGGDIAHYQRVRPGITGLWQISGRNSLTARQRVALDSWYARNWSLWHDLVILLRTLPALLKKGSTC; from the coding sequence TTGCCCGCATCTCCTGCCCACACCTCCACGCCTGACATGCAAGGCGCTCCGAAACCGGTCACACCTGATCTGGAATGGGAGATGCGTGCCAAAGATGGGTTGGACCGTCTGCGCGTGATCGCAGGTGATTTGGCCCATGACCATCTTGTGCCAATCAAGGCTCCCCCGCACCCGTTGTCGCGGCATATTGTCTCCCTTAGCCTCGTTACGTCGGATATTGTTGCCATCATCTTGTCCTTCGCCACTGGCGGCCTGTTGGCCAACGCGGTGGGCATGGTTTTGGACCCCAGCAAGCCCCGGCCCGAACTTGGTATCGAGATGACAGATCGCCTGGTGACCTACCTATTCGTAGCGGGGCTTGTGGTTTTGTGGATGGGGATGAAGGGGCATTACCATCGCCGCCTACCGTTTTGGACGGAAACAGGACAGGCACTGCGCGCCTTGGTCGCGGGATTCATCATCGACGGCTTTGTGCAATTCGCGATGCGCGAAGATTTCTCCCGCCTATGGGTGGGATCGGCGTGGCTGGCGGCAGCCCTTCTGCTGCCTTGCATGCGTCAGCTGACGCGCTGGGTTCTGAGAAAATCCGGCCTATGGCGATTGCCGATCATCATGGTAGGCGAAGGCCCTCTGGCCAGGGCCGCGCATGAGACGATCCAGGCGAACCACGGCACAGGGTATGAGATCGTGGGCCAATTGCCCGAATCCGCACTGACCCATGTGGGCGAAGCCCTGTATTGGCGGGGGCTGTGCGAAATGCGCGGCGCCAGCGGCGGCGTGATGCTGGCCCTGGAGGCGGCAGTATTGGATCGTCATCAAGAAGTCTTGGCCGATCTTGCCCGCCAAGGCGTGCCCTTTATCTTGGTGCCACCCTATCAAACGATGCCTGTTATCAACCTGCAACCCCATTACTTTATGGGTCAGGACACCTTGTTCCTGGTGCATCAGGATGGATTGGCCGATGTGTTGGCTCTGTCGCTGAAACGAGCTTTCGACATCATGGTATCGGGGTGCGTTTTATTGCTGTTTAGCCCCTTGATGCTGTTGATCGCCGCCTTGGTACGCTTGGATGGTGGCCCGGCTCTGTACGGGGGCCTGCGGGTGGGCCGCGACGGGCGTCTGTTTCGTTGCCTGAAATTCCGCAGTATGGAGCTTAACGCTGAGGCAAAGCTGCAGCGTTTCCTGGCCGAGAACGACGATATCCGCCGCGAATGGGAAACCACATGGAAACTGCGCGAAGACCCGCGCATCACCCGTGTGGGCGATTTTATCCGTAAGACCAGCCTGGACGAGCTTCCGCAATTGATCAACGTATTCCGGGGAGAGATGAGCCTTGTCGGTCCGCGCCCCATTCTTCCCGATCAAGCGGCCAGTTATGGCGGCGACATCGCGCATTATCAGCGCGTGCGGCCCGGCATCACGGGGTTGTGGCAGATCAGCGGACGCAACTCCCTCACCGCCCGGCAGCGCGTGGCCCTGGATTCATGGTATGCGCGTAATTGGTCGCTGTGGCATGACCTGGTCATCTTGCTGCGCACTTTGCCCGCCTTACTGAAAAAAGGCTCGACGTGTTGA
- a CDS encoding polysaccharide pyruvyl transferase family protein produces the protein MSRHRYVICGAIYSDNLGDGVIAECLAAALRQHDPASEIVFLDIAGRTHFGHDYLPEKQLALRILRILPRVARPVLVAALLAVRLVGWSRRWSGMIKPGDRVIIGGGNLLCDMHLNFPMKLAALDAVAHRKGAATALHAVGVSARWSRLAHCLFARVVGRAQAVRLSVRDEESRQHLVHHLNLTEAQVDLARDPGFLAAQVYTRPTEIMGGVGINLADPRELKFYTKSGQDTGFVVAEHLACWREIISRLIHQERRVVVFTNGAREDHEWLNEVVVSLGEHLAGSPYLTIMPRASTPAELVQQISGLDVLIAHRLHAHIVAYAMGIPAVGLLWDTKLESFFKLVDMPQRLIAPEKFGVEEIWRILGEVDHRPPDVARRMDLAEASDRVVAELIQYFDNRGMADAHGPTTAARADGQNSGSDGIVGRDAERP, from the coding sequence ATGTCCCGCCACCGCTATGTAATATGCGGCGCGATTTATAGCGACAATCTGGGGGACGGCGTGATCGCCGAATGCCTGGCAGCCGCTTTGCGCCAGCATGACCCGGCCAGTGAAATTGTGTTTTTGGATATCGCCGGGCGCACGCATTTCGGCCATGACTATCTTCCTGAAAAGCAACTGGCTCTGCGTATATTGCGCATCTTGCCGCGCGTAGCACGGCCCGTGCTGGTCGCGGCGCTGCTGGCAGTCCGATTGGTCGGATGGTCGCGGCGGTGGAGCGGCATGATCAAGCCGGGCGACCGCGTCATCATCGGTGGTGGAAACCTTCTATGCGACATGCACCTGAATTTTCCGATGAAGCTGGCCGCGCTGGACGCGGTGGCGCATCGGAAAGGCGCGGCCACGGCCTTGCATGCCGTTGGAGTCTCGGCGCGATGGAGCCGATTGGCGCACTGCCTATTTGCCCGCGTGGTAGGGCGCGCGCAGGCCGTACGGCTAAGCGTGCGGGACGAGGAATCTCGTCAGCATCTGGTCCATCACCTGAACCTGACCGAAGCGCAAGTGGATTTGGCGCGCGACCCCGGCTTTTTGGCTGCGCAAGTCTATACCCGCCCGACGGAAATAATGGGCGGCGTTGGAATCAATCTGGCGGACCCGCGCGAGTTAAAGTTCTACACAAAATCCGGCCAAGACACGGGCTTTGTGGTGGCCGAGCATCTGGCCTGCTGGCGCGAGATCATCTCCCGCCTGATTCACCAAGAACGCCGCGTGGTGGTGTTCACCAACGGCGCGCGAGAAGATCATGAATGGCTGAATGAGGTGGTGGTGTCCTTGGGCGAACATTTGGCCGGATCGCCGTATTTGACCATCATGCCCCGCGCCAGCACGCCCGCCGAATTGGTCCAACAGATATCCGGCCTGGACGTGCTGATCGCGCACCGATTGCACGCACATATTGTGGCCTATGCCATGGGCATTCCGGCGGTAGGTTTGCTGTGGGATACGAAACTGGAATCCTTTTTCAAGCTCGTGGACATGCCGCAGCGATTGATCGCTCCCGAAAAATTTGGCGTGGAGGAAATTTGGCGCATACTGGGTGAGGTGGACCATCGCCCACCCGATGTCGCGCGGCGCATGGATCTGGCCGAGGCCAGCGACAGGGTCGTGGCCGAGCTGATCCAATATTTTGACAACAGAGGAATGGCGGATGCCCATGGCCCAACGACAGCCGCCCGTGCCGATGGTCAAAATTCTGGCTCTGATGGGATTGTTGGCCGGGACGCTGAACGCCCCTGA
- a CDS encoding glycosyltransferase family 4 protein has protein sequence MLTKTAPSSTGSPDSKGLCVVHLCEAVRGGVATYLLDLLDHQRQQKDISRLVVVGDPQRITPELRAAAPEFVPYPTTRRPWALPRTLSALWKILRDLNPDIMHLHSTFPGVYGRLPGRWDRGHAKIVYCPHGWSFSQPLPTSARLAYEVTENLLARRSDAIIAISQHEARQARRIGIRDSIIHCLPTTLRDCPPAPRRDFGLKSGILAIGFLGRFDPQKGYDVFCTATSHVRRPDMAFLAFGGYDRERDKIHAPPGPHIQESGWVPQTEVDSYLAGMDALVMPSQIEGFGLVAVEALRNGTPVIASRRGGLPELIEDGVSGFLFDPAHPDQLTRLLQNLDGNRLHAMRAAARARFEHLCLHRDHRAETFDIYRSLVAE, from the coding sequence GTGTTGACAAAGACCGCGCCGTCTTCCACCGGATCGCCCGACAGTAAGGGGCTGTGCGTCGTGCATCTGTGCGAGGCGGTGCGCGGCGGCGTGGCGACCTATCTGTTGGACCTGCTGGACCATCAACGCCAGCAAAAGGACATCTCGCGCCTGGTCGTGGTGGGCGATCCACAGCGAATAACGCCCGAATTGCGCGCGGCCGCGCCGGAATTCGTGCCATACCCGACCACGCGCCGCCCATGGGCCTTACCGCGTACCCTATCGGCACTGTGGAAGATATTGCGCGACCTGAACCCCGATATCATGCATCTGCACAGCACCTTTCCCGGAGTCTATGGCCGCCTGCCGGGGCGTTGGGATCGGGGGCATGCGAAGATCGTCTATTGCCCGCATGGTTGGAGCTTTAGTCAACCCCTCCCCACCTCGGCGCGTTTAGCCTATGAGGTCACCGAAAATCTGCTGGCGCGGCGCAGCGATGCCATCATCGCTATCTCGCAGCATGAAGCCCGTCAGGCTCGACGGATCGGTATTCGGGACTCCATCATTCACTGTCTACCCACCACGCTTCGTGACTGTCCGCCCGCCCCCAGACGTGATTTCGGCTTGAAGTCGGGCATCCTGGCCATCGGTTTTCTTGGACGGTTTGATCCACAGAAGGGTTACGACGTTTTTTGTACTGCGACCAGCCATGTGAGACGCCCTGACATGGCCTTTCTAGCTTTTGGTGGCTATGACCGCGAGCGAGACAAGATTCATGCGCCGCCTGGTCCCCATATCCAAGAATCGGGCTGGGTTCCGCAGACCGAGGTGGACTCTTACTTAGCGGGAATGGATGCCTTGGTCATGCCTTCACAAATTGAAGGTTTTGGCCTGGTGGCCGTGGAAGCTTTGCGTAACGGCACGCCCGTCATCGCCAGTCGACGCGGCGGACTGCCCGAATTGATCGAAGATGGTGTCAGTGGTTTTCTGTTCGACCCAGCCCATCCCGATCAACTGACTCGCCTGCTACAGAATTTAGATGGGAATCGATTGCACGCCATGCGCGCTGCCGCGCGTGCGCGGTTCGAACATCTATGCCTACACCGTGACCATCGCGCAGAGACCTTCGATATCTATCGATCTCTGGTGGCGGAATAA